In one window of Streptomyces sp. FXJ1.172 DNA:
- a CDS encoding HelD family protein has product MREDVEALDIKDVAANWVNAQVLARQIDDRIKALADLSDTPLFFGRLDYLHAPGADRAEGAEGEQFYIGRRHVHDADGDPMVIDWRAPVSQPFYRASKKDPMDVGLRRRFGYTGGDLTAYEDEHLSDPQETTRTSRLLQQEIERPRVGPMRDIVATIQPEQDEIVRSGLGGTVCVQGGPGTGKTAVGLHRVAYLLYAHRERLARTGTLVIGPNRSFLHYIEQVLPALGELAVQQATVDDLVAHVEVRGTDEAAAAVVKGDARMAEVLRRALYSHVTLPGEPVVVVRGSRRWRVPVYELEEVVRELLQRDIRYGAAREALPQRIAHAVLVQMERAGEAPDDRVQDAVARNSAVKAAVKALWPAVDPAKLVLRLLTDADFLAEHAEGILDEDEQKTILWVKPVRSVKAARWSPADAVLIDEAADLIQRTHSLGHVVLDEAQDLSPMQYRSVGRRCTTGSATVLGDLAQGTTPWATRSWDEALAHLGKREGVIEELTAGFRVPTDVITYASRLLPHIAPGLTPVASVRENPGFFEVRAVTETAEVVAACEELLLSEGSTGLIAADARIPALAEALTAAGLTHLAPGEETTRETRLTLVPASLAKGLEYDYVVLDEPQAVVDGEPDERTGLRRLYVTLTRAVSGLIVTHTAPVPAQLAERDGE; this is encoded by the coding sequence ATGCGCGAGGACGTGGAGGCGCTGGACATCAAGGACGTCGCCGCGAACTGGGTGAACGCCCAGGTGCTGGCCCGCCAGATCGACGACCGGATCAAGGCGCTGGCCGACCTCAGCGACACCCCGCTGTTCTTCGGCAGGCTGGACTACCTGCACGCGCCGGGTGCGGACCGGGCCGAGGGCGCGGAGGGCGAGCAGTTCTACATCGGGCGCCGGCATGTGCACGACGCCGACGGCGACCCCATGGTCATCGACTGGCGCGCCCCGGTCTCGCAGCCGTTCTACCGGGCGTCCAAGAAGGACCCGATGGACGTCGGGCTGCGCCGCCGATTCGGCTACACCGGCGGCGACCTCACGGCGTACGAGGACGAGCACCTCTCCGACCCGCAGGAGACCACCAGGACCAGCAGGCTGCTCCAGCAGGAGATCGAGCGGCCGCGCGTCGGCCCCATGCGGGACATCGTCGCCACCATCCAGCCCGAGCAGGACGAGATCGTCCGCTCCGGGCTGGGCGGGACCGTCTGCGTCCAGGGCGGGCCGGGCACCGGGAAGACCGCCGTCGGCCTGCACCGGGTCGCCTACCTCCTCTACGCCCACCGGGAGCGGCTGGCCCGCACCGGCACCCTCGTCATCGGGCCGAACCGGTCCTTCCTGCACTACATCGAGCAGGTCCTCCCGGCGCTGGGCGAGTTGGCGGTGCAGCAGGCCACCGTGGACGACCTGGTGGCGCATGTGGAGGTACGCGGCACGGACGAGGCGGCCGCGGCCGTCGTCAAGGGCGACGCCCGGATGGCCGAGGTGCTGCGCCGGGCCCTGTACTCCCATGTGACCCTGCCGGGCGAGCCGGTCGTGGTCGTGCGCGGCTCGCGCCGCTGGCGGGTGCCGGTGTACGAACTCGAGGAGGTCGTACGGGAGCTGCTGCAGCGGGACATCCGCTACGGCGCCGCCCGGGAGGCGCTGCCGCAGCGGATCGCGCACGCGGTGCTGGTGCAGATGGAGCGGGCCGGGGAGGCGCCGGACGACCGGGTGCAGGACGCGGTGGCCCGCAACAGCGCGGTCAAGGCGGCCGTGAAGGCCCTTTGGCCGGCCGTCGACCCGGCGAAGCTGGTGCTGCGTCTGCTGACGGACGCGGACTTCCTCGCCGAGCACGCCGAGGGGATCCTCGACGAGGACGAGCAGAAGACGATCCTGTGGGTCAAGCCGGTGCGCAGCGTGAAGGCGGCCAGGTGGTCGCCGGCGGACGCGGTGCTGATCGACGAGGCGGCCGACCTGATCCAGCGCACCCACTCGCTCGGCCATGTCGTCCTGGACGAGGCGCAGGACCTGTCCCCCATGCAGTACCGCTCGGTCGGCCGCCGCTGCACCACCGGCAGCGCGACCGTGCTCGGCGACCTGGCCCAGGGCACGACCCCGTGGGCGACCCGGAGCTGGGACGAGGCCCTCGCCCACCTCGGCAAGCGCGAGGGCGTGATCGAGGAGCTGACGGCCGGTTTCCGCGTGCCGACGGACGTCATCACGTACGCCTCCCGGCTCCTGCCGCACATCGCGCCCGGTCTCACCCCGGTCGCCTCGGTCCGTGAGAACCCCGGTTTCTTCGAGGTCCGTGCGGTGACGGAGACCGCCGAAGTCGTCGCGGCCTGCGAGGAGTTGCTGCTGAGCGAGGGCTCGACCGGCCTGATCGCCGCCGACGCCCGCATCCCGGCCCTGGCCGAGGCCCTGACGGCGGCGGGCCTCACCCACCTCGCCCCCGGCGAGGAGACCACCCGCGAAACCCGCCTCACTCTGGTCCCGGCGTCCCTCGCCAAGGGCCTCGAGTACGACTACGTGGTCCTGGACGAGCCCCAGGCGGTGGTGGACGGCGAGCCGGACGAGCGGACGGGCCTGCGGCGCCTGTACGTGACGCTCACTCGAGCGGTCTCGGGTCTGATCGTGACCCACACCGCACCGGTGCCCGCGCAACTCGCGGAAAGGGACGGTGAGTAG